One genomic window of Medicago truncatula cultivar Jemalong A17 chromosome 1, MtrunA17r5.0-ANR, whole genome shotgun sequence includes the following:
- the LOC11415968 gene encoding outer envelope pore protein 16-4, chloroplastic: MEEDQNDAVPCSSLAVESMLRVGTAGAIWGLCTGPYDATIQGLRGIPRASFVANSVRIYGTQCGLVAGVFSITRCGVKKYRGRNDWVNGLIGGAVAGATVAARTRSRMQVFGMAGLVSVFCAVAEYSRT, encoded by the exons ATGGAAGAAGACCAGAACGACGCCGTTCCATGCTCATCCCTCGCGGTTGAATCCATGCTTCGTGTCGGAACG GCCGGTGCAATTTGGGGCTTGTGTACTGGTCCCTATGACGCAACTATACAAg GTCTTAGAGGCATTCCCCGAGCTTCTTTTGTg GCAAACTCTGTTCGTATTTATGGGACTCAATGTG GACTTGTAGCCGGAGTTTTCAGCATTACTCGATGTGGGGTTAAGAAATACAGGGGGCGCAACGATTGG GTTAATGGTTTGATTGGGGGAGCTGTAGCAGGTGCGACTGTTGCTGCTAGGACACGAAGTCGAATGCAGGTGTTTGGGATGGCTGGTTTGGTTTCTGTTTTCTGTGCTGTAGCTGAATATTCTAGAACATGA
- the LOC11412472 gene encoding 60S ribosomal protein L22-2 yields the protein MSGVKGKKKGTSFVIDCAKPVEDKIMDIASLEKFLQERIKVGGKAGALGDSVTVTREKSKITVTSDSNFSKRYLKYLTKKYLKKHNVRDWLRVIASNKDRNIYELRYFNIAENEGEEED from the exons ATGAGCGGAGTGAAGGGTAAGAAGAAGGGAACAAGCTTCGTGATCGATTGCGCGAAGCCAGTTGAGGATAAGATTATGGATATCGCTTCCCTCGAGAAGTTTCTTCAGGAGAGGATTAAAGTTGGCGGTAAAGCTGGTGCTCTCGGTGATTCCGTTACTGTTACTCGTGAAAAGTCCAAGATCACCGTTACCTCCGACAGCAATTTCTCTAAAAG GTATTTGAAGTACTTGACCAAGAAGTACTTGAAAAAGCACAATGTGAGGGATTGGCTTCGTGTTATTGCATCCAACAAGGACCGCAATATCTATGAGTTGAGATACTTCAACATCGCTGAGAATGAGGGTGAAGAGGAAGACTAA